In Brevibacillus brevis NBRC 100599, a single genomic region encodes these proteins:
- a CDS encoding sulfite oxidase-like oxidoreductase, protein MFINPAADTKRDRIPPNQKQTTGFPVLHYGEVPEYTDLSTEWSFRLFGLVEEEVTLTYEQMMALPKGGTTNDIHCVTGWSKLDNEWEGIPVEEVLKLVKVKPEAKYVMLHAEHGWTVNIPLVDFMKNGNLFATKHNGEDLTPEHGWPLRFVIPHLYFWKSAKWVRGIEFMEKDRQGFWEKNGYNMYGDPWKEQRFAWD, encoded by the coding sequence ATGTTTATCAACCCAGCGGCTGATACCAAGCGCGATCGCATTCCACCGAATCAAAAACAGACGACAGGCTTTCCTGTCCTGCACTACGGAGAGGTTCCCGAATATACAGATCTCTCTACAGAGTGGAGCTTTCGCCTTTTCGGTCTCGTCGAAGAAGAAGTAACATTGACCTACGAACAAATGATGGCCCTGCCAAAAGGTGGCACCACCAACGATATTCACTGCGTGACAGGCTGGAGCAAGCTGGACAATGAATGGGAAGGCATTCCGGTGGAGGAAGTTCTGAAGCTGGTCAAGGTGAAGCCCGAAGCGAAGTACGTCATGCTGCATGCTGAGCACGGATGGACTGTGAACATTCCGCTTGTCGACTTCATGAAAAACGGCAACCTGTTCGCTACGAAACATAACGGCGAGGATTTGACCCCTGAGCACGGCTGGCCGCTACGCTTTGTCATCCCGCATCTTTACTTCTGGAAAAGCGCCAAGTGGGTGCGTGGGATTGAGTTTATGGAGAAAGACAGGCAAGGGTTTTGGGAGAAGAATGGATATAATATGTATGGAGATCCCTGGAAAGAACAGAGGTTTGCTTGGGATTGA
- a CDS encoding metallophosphoesterase: MMTTIILCILVGIIFLAYHTTYVKTSTVKLTIPSVPPLTLVHLSDPHGRIRFWNGELHKLVNVHEPDLVMVTGDLTQHSGQLARVLNQLAKVKSKDGIFFVPGNYEREAGRFQKRVYSAAVSRSQKEAWQQVMTVLENESAVIEKDGSFIWIYGFDNSIYGNERHTEKEIRQANLTIFLAHSPNIISLIHNEGLKADLLLTGHTHGGQVRMFNRTVGAYKHFHIGQKEDPFVGVFGISRGTSRLPIRLNCFPEITVYMINPS; the protein is encoded by the coding sequence ATGATGACAACGATTATTTTGTGTATTCTGGTGGGAATAATCTTTCTCGCCTACCATACGACTTATGTCAAAACATCGACAGTGAAGCTGACGATCCCTTCTGTCCCTCCACTTACATTGGTTCATCTTTCTGATCCTCATGGACGAATACGGTTTTGGAATGGAGAGCTGCACAAACTGGTGAATGTCCACGAGCCGGATTTGGTGATGGTGACGGGAGATTTGACACAGCACAGTGGGCAGTTGGCGCGTGTGTTAAATCAGCTAGCAAAAGTAAAGAGCAAGGATGGAATCTTCTTTGTTCCTGGCAATTACGAGAGAGAGGCAGGAAGATTTCAGAAAAGGGTCTATTCCGCTGCTGTTTCCCGTTCCCAAAAAGAAGCGTGGCAGCAGGTGATGACGGTATTGGAAAACGAGAGTGCCGTGATAGAAAAAGACGGCAGTTTCATTTGGATATACGGCTTCGATAACTCGATTTACGGCAATGAACGGCATACGGAAAAAGAGATCCGGCAGGCGAACTTGACGATCTTTTTAGCTCACTCTCCGAACATTATCTCGTTGATTCACAACGAGGGTTTGAAAGCTGACCTTCTCTTGACCGGACATACCCACGGGGGACAAGTCCGCATGTTCAATCGTACTGTCGGTGCTTACAAGCATTTTCATATCGGGCAAAAAGAGGATCCATTCGTTGGCGTATTTGGCATTAGTCGCGGAACTTCCAGGCTACCAATCCGGCTCAATTGTTTTCCGGAGATCACAGTATATATGATCAATCCATCATGA
- a CDS encoding cobalamin-binding protein: MRIVSICPSNTEILYYLGLHEHVVGLDDHSDWPLEWQHLPRVGPDLTIDMDRVAALQPDLVVASLSVPGMEKNIEALGNRDIPHIVLNPSRIGDIAHDIRLVGEATGTQRQAEQLAIQFDETIESIRQKAATYEQRPKLYWEWWPNPIYTPGQENWLTDVSDIAGAINIFADYPVANVKATREMVMERNPDHICVVWCGIELKRIKSDLITNRPEWVNMTAIRNNQVHLLEEGLYCRPSPRILEGLEKLVDLIHTK, translated from the coding sequence ATGCGCATTGTTTCCATCTGTCCCAGCAATACCGAAATCCTGTATTATTTAGGCCTGCATGAGCATGTCGTCGGTTTGGATGATCACTCTGACTGGCCGCTGGAGTGGCAGCATCTCCCCCGGGTTGGACCCGATTTGACAATCGATATGGACCGGGTCGCTGCTCTCCAACCGGATCTGGTCGTAGCGTCCCTCTCTGTTCCTGGCATGGAGAAGAATATAGAAGCTCTGGGCAACAGAGACATTCCGCATATCGTCCTGAACCCTTCCCGCATCGGGGATATCGCTCATGATATCCGACTCGTCGGTGAGGCGACAGGAACACAGAGGCAAGCCGAGCAGCTTGCGATCCAATTTGACGAAACCATTGAAAGCATCCGGCAAAAGGCAGCGACGTACGAGCAACGCCCGAAGCTGTACTGGGAATGGTGGCCGAATCCCATCTACACACCGGGTCAGGAAAACTGGTTGACCGATGTAAGTGACATTGCGGGTGCCATCAATATTTTTGCGGACTATCCTGTCGCGAACGTCAAGGCTACGCGGGAAATGGTCATGGAACGCAATCCGGATCATATTTGCGTCGTCTGGTGCGGAATTGAACTGAAGCGAATCAAGTCTGATCTGATCACCAATCGCCCAGAGTGGGTGAATATGACCGCGATTCGAAACAATCAGGTCCACTTGTTGGAAGAAGGCCTCTATTGCCGCCCTTCTCCTCGCATTTTGGAAGGATTGGAGAAGCTGGTTGATTTAATTCATACAAAATGA
- a CDS encoding DUF309 domain-containing protein, with translation MGYPEQYLQFIEKFNDGEYYECHDLLEDIWMEDKSDKFLQGLLQLSVGLYHQEYGNIKGARWMLGNARKYLTRYQAVHWGLDVTRVLRYIDECEKMLPEKDVISYTEAKAMTFPSLRLYVDTSC, from the coding sequence ATGGGATATCCTGAGCAGTATTTGCAGTTCATTGAAAAATTCAATGATGGAGAATACTATGAATGCCACGATCTGTTGGAAGACATCTGGATGGAAGACAAGTCAGACAAGTTTTTGCAAGGATTGCTGCAATTGTCAGTCGGACTGTACCACCAAGAGTACGGCAATATCAAAGGTGCTCGCTGGATGTTAGGCAATGCACGAAAGTATTTGACTCGTTACCAGGCAGTTCATTGGGGACTGGACGTAACAAGAGTTCTTCGTTACATAGATGAATGCGAGAAAATGTTGCCGGAAAAGGATGTCATTTCTTACACAGAGGCAAAAGCCATGACGTTTCCATCCTTGCGCTTATATGTCGACACATCCTGTTAA
- a CDS encoding cupredoxin domain-containing protein, with translation MNKKWGLLISSVALSAMLMTACGGDKEQAASTDAAATTGTQVNIEASNWKFNQETYEVKAGEEFTLNFKSTEGFHGIGIQGLDVDLQKDGSKTMKIDAAGEYTIFCNVICGPDHGKMVAKLVVK, from the coding sequence GTGAACAAGAAGTGGGGTCTATTGATTTCTTCAGTTGCATTGTCTGCAATGTTGATGACAGCATGCGGCGGAGACAAGGAGCAAGCTGCTAGCACGGATGCTGCAGCGACTACTGGCACACAAGTGAATATCGAAGCTAGTAACTGGAAATTCAATCAAGAAACCTATGAAGTAAAAGCTGGCGAAGAGTTCACGCTCAACTTCAAGTCGACAGAAGGCTTTCACGGTATTGGTATCCAAGGGCTGGATGTAGACCTTCAAAAAGATGGCAGCAAAACGATGAAAATCGATGCCGCTGGTGAGTACACCATCTTTTGCAACGTGATCTGTGGACCGGATCATGGCAAAATGGTAGCAAAATTAGTCGTGAAATAA
- a CDS encoding NAD(P)/FAD-dependent oxidoreductase, with the protein MGTPKILILGAGYGGLLTTLQLQKKLNYNEAEITLVNKHNYHYITTWLHEPAAGTAPADHARVSLDGILNKDKVNFVKGTVQAIQSEEQTVTLDNGEVLPYDYLVIGLGSEPETFGIEGLKEHAFSIRSINAVRNIREHIEYMFSKFKNEPDRMDYLTFVVGGAGFTGIEFCGELGDRLPELCREFDVDPELVKVYCIEAAPTALPGFDPELIQYAINVLERKGIVFKIGTPIKQCTPDGVLLNTGEEIKSKTVIWAAGVRGNSIVEKAGFEVMRGRVKVDEYLRAPGHENVFVVGDCALIFNEEGRPYPPTAQIAVQEGETLGENLAALIRGDLPQKFIPHLQGTLASLGKGEGIGQVGSKKLFGSTAAMMKKASDLRYLYKIGGVGLALKKVKL; encoded by the coding sequence ATGGGTACACCCAAAATCCTGATTCTCGGCGCTGGATACGGTGGTTTGCTCACAACGTTGCAGCTTCAGAAAAAGCTCAACTACAATGAGGCGGAAATCACCTTGGTCAACAAGCACAACTATCACTACATCACGACTTGGCTGCACGAGCCGGCTGCAGGTACAGCACCAGCGGATCACGCCCGCGTCAGTCTGGATGGCATTTTGAACAAGGACAAAGTCAACTTTGTCAAAGGAACGGTGCAAGCCATTCAGTCAGAGGAGCAGACCGTTACGCTCGATAATGGCGAGGTGCTGCCATATGACTATCTCGTCATCGGATTGGGCAGCGAGCCAGAAACGTTCGGAATTGAGGGACTCAAGGAGCATGCGTTTAGCATTCGCAGCATCAATGCGGTCCGCAATATTCGCGAGCATATTGAATACATGTTCTCCAAATTTAAAAATGAGCCGGATCGTATGGACTACCTCACGTTTGTTGTGGGTGGAGCTGGCTTTACAGGGATTGAGTTTTGCGGAGAGCTCGGCGATCGTCTGCCAGAGCTGTGCCGAGAATTTGATGTTGATCCTGAACTGGTGAAAGTCTACTGCATTGAGGCAGCACCAACTGCATTGCCTGGCTTTGACCCAGAGCTGATCCAATACGCAATAAATGTATTGGAGAGAAAAGGCATCGTGTTCAAAATTGGAACCCCAATCAAGCAGTGCACGCCAGATGGCGTACTGTTGAATACCGGAGAAGAAATTAAATCGAAGACCGTTATCTGGGCAGCAGGTGTCCGCGGCAACAGCATCGTGGAAAAAGCAGGCTTCGAAGTCATGCGCGGTCGCGTCAAGGTAGACGAATACTTGCGTGCGCCTGGCCATGAAAATGTTTTTGTCGTAGGGGATTGTGCCTTGATTTTCAATGAAGAAGGACGTCCGTATCCGCCAACTGCGCAAATCGCGGTGCAGGAAGGCGAGACGCTGGGTGAGAATCTCGCTGCCTTGATCCGTGGCGATCTTCCGCAAAAATTCATCCCGCATCTGCAAGGGACTCTGGCCTCTCTTGGAAAAGGTGAGGGTATCGGGCAAGTTGGTTCGAAAAAGCTGTTCGGCAGCACAGCAGCCATGATGAAAAAAGCGAGCGACCTGCGCTACTTGTACAAAATTGGCGGCGTCGGTCTCGCACTGAAGAAAGTAAAGCTGTAA
- a CDS encoding divergent PAP2 family protein — protein sequence MADFFENFPLWAALLAIGIAQFIKIPLHFFATKTWQWSLLMSTGGMPSSHSSAVTALSTAVGLREGFGSNMFAISAILGVIVMFDAAGVRRHAGMQAVVLNKLVDEFNHLLEGMKSLKVRPSQEKAKKLKELLGHQPIEVLIGGWLGVMIALLLHPFF from the coding sequence GTGGCGGATTTTTTTGAAAACTTCCCCTTATGGGCAGCACTGCTAGCCATAGGGATCGCCCAATTTATCAAAATTCCCCTTCATTTTTTTGCCACAAAAACGTGGCAATGGTCATTGCTCATGAGTACAGGCGGTATGCCCAGCTCTCACTCTTCTGCCGTGACAGCCCTATCCACAGCCGTGGGACTGCGTGAGGGCTTTGGCAGCAACATGTTCGCTATTTCCGCGATTCTCGGTGTGATCGTGATGTTTGATGCCGCAGGTGTCCGCCGCCATGCCGGTATGCAAGCCGTTGTCTTAAACAAGCTGGTCGATGAATTCAACCACCTGCTAGAAGGTATGAAATCGTTAAAAGTACGCCCTAGCCAGGAAAAAGCGAAAAAACTGAAAGAACTGCTCGGTCATCAACCAATCGAGGTATTGATCGGCGGTTGGTTAGGCGTCATGATTGCGTTATTGCTCCATCCGTTTTTTTAA
- a CDS encoding YuiB family protein → MNLMQFMVSIVLFSVLGFGIGFILNMILKTTWFPVVIGVGVVVGALVYQQIVPGIWDSLILGCGMAGTVASGWTIHTLRKKGYRMF, encoded by the coding sequence ATGAACTTGATGCAATTTATGGTATCCATTGTTCTGTTCTCCGTGCTAGGGTTTGGCATTGGGTTTATTTTAAACATGATTTTGAAAACGACATGGTTTCCAGTTGTAATCGGCGTTGGTGTAGTCGTAGGTGCACTTGTCTATCAACAAATCGTTCCGGGAATTTGGGATTCGCTCATTCTGGGCTGCGGCATGGCAGGTACAGTGGCGAGTGGCTGGACCATTCACACGCTTCGCAAAAAAGGATATCGGATGTTTTAA
- a CDS encoding 3D domain-containing protein translates to MNGKQFVSIVALFILVLTAFASDGYSYNVVGDYGVSSTFGIKETKEGQRVVKKRTVSASSLTQVIDKADVFHDQYPKVRVVATGYYAGYESTGKNPSHPSYGITYSGVKVRRDDYSTIAADLRVFPLGTILYIPGYGYGVVADKGGAIRGHKIDLYFETKQDVFSQWGKKSVDVYIVKKGEGKVTEAFLNSLNEKGIAAMAEPVSGQQQTE, encoded by the coding sequence ATGAATGGAAAGCAGTTCGTAAGTATCGTCGCGCTGTTCATCCTGGTCTTGACGGCCTTCGCAAGCGATGGATACAGCTATAATGTTGTGGGAGACTACGGTGTCTCATCCACTTTTGGAATCAAGGAAACGAAAGAGGGGCAACGTGTCGTCAAAAAACGGACGGTATCTGCCAGTTCTCTTACTCAAGTGATTGATAAAGCGGATGTATTTCATGATCAATATCCAAAAGTACGTGTAGTGGCGACAGGCTACTATGCCGGATACGAATCGACGGGCAAAAATCCATCTCACCCGTCCTATGGCATTACCTATTCAGGTGTAAAAGTACGTAGAGACGACTATTCCACGATTGCAGCTGATTTGCGCGTTTTCCCGCTGGGGACCATTTTGTACATTCCCGGTTATGGATATGGTGTGGTAGCTGACAAGGGTGGAGCGATTCGCGGCCATAAGATTGACCTGTATTTCGAGACCAAGCAGGACGTATTCTCGCAATGGGGGAAAAAGTCGGTGGACGTGTATATCGTAAAAAAAGGCGAAGGCAAAGTAACGGAAGCTTTTCTGAATAGCTTGAATGAAAAAGGAATCGCAGCCATGGCGGAACCCGTCAGCGGCCAACAACAAACTGAATAG
- a CDS encoding NAD(P)/FAD-dependent oxidoreductase, whose protein sequence is MNFLQKDEQIYDITIIGGGPAGLFTAFYGGMRQASVKIIESMPQLGGQLSALYPEKYIYDVAGFPKVLAQDLINNLKDQISRFQQTVCLEEKVENVVKKVDDVFEITTDKGTHYSKSVIITAGVGAFEPRRLEHPDAVKYEKSNLHYFVTDLNSFKGQRVAVIGGGDSALDWSLMLEPIAKEVHLIHRRDKFRAHEHSVEMLMSSKVNVTTPYEISALHGEERIEKLTLANCTTKEEMDLEVDAVIVNFGFISSLGPIKNWGLELEKGSIVVDTRMESNIPGIFAAGDIATYPGKVKLIAVGFGEAPTAVNNAVSYFNPDAKLQPGHSSSMDNFKS, encoded by the coding sequence TTGAATTTTCTGCAAAAGGACGAGCAAATCTACGACATTACGATCATTGGTGGAGGCCCTGCCGGGTTATTTACCGCTTTCTATGGCGGGATGAGGCAGGCCAGTGTAAAAATCATTGAGAGCATGCCCCAGCTAGGCGGGCAATTATCCGCTCTTTATCCGGAGAAGTACATATATGATGTTGCCGGATTTCCAAAGGTTTTAGCACAGGATTTGATCAATAATCTGAAGGATCAGATTTCGCGCTTTCAGCAAACTGTTTGCCTGGAAGAAAAAGTGGAAAATGTCGTAAAAAAAGTAGACGATGTGTTTGAAATCACTACGGACAAAGGCACTCACTACTCCAAATCCGTCATCATCACTGCTGGGGTAGGAGCGTTCGAACCTCGCAGGCTGGAACACCCAGATGCCGTCAAATATGAAAAATCCAATCTGCACTATTTTGTTACCGATCTGAACTCTTTCAAGGGACAGCGTGTAGCTGTTATTGGCGGCGGTGATTCCGCTCTGGACTGGTCCCTCATGCTAGAACCTATCGCAAAAGAAGTACACCTCATCCATCGCAGAGACAAGTTCCGCGCACATGAACATAGCGTAGAAATGCTCATGTCCTCCAAAGTAAACGTCACGACACCTTACGAAATCTCAGCTTTGCACGGCGAGGAGCGCATCGAAAAACTCACGCTGGCTAATTGCACGACAAAAGAAGAAATGGATCTGGAAGTCGATGCAGTCATTGTCAACTTCGGCTTCATCTCCTCTCTCGGTCCAATCAAGAACTGGGGGCTGGAGCTCGAAAAAGGCTCCATCGTGGTCGATACACGCATGGAATCAAACATCCCTGGCATTTTCGCAGCAGGCGATATCGCTACCTACCCTGGTAAGGTCAAGCTGATCGCTGTCGGATTTGGTGAAGCACCTACCGCTGTAAACAATGCGGTTTCCTACTTTAATCCGGATGCCAAATTGCAGCCTGGTCATTCTTCAAGTATGGACAACTTCAAATCGTAA
- a CDS encoding discoidin domain-containing protein: protein MNSVKKYSKLILSFALFISVIFSGQSIGFAEDQYTDDLIPKMTSNTEPNGIASASSYWSNNHLPFAAFDDTDSAYGWGTVQGTVTGWLAYEFSTPQKIQKYTIKPRLNNIDGIRELPKTWTFEGWDGSKWVILDTQKNISNWAIGVKKEFYFDNPNNYIKYRINIAENNGYSNFVTIGEMEMMAKVSESPEPEPEPNPEPNPEPNPEPTGDNALLVIKMISGLEKEFDLTTSEVQDFITWYNGRADGRGKETYMFDKDFNKGPFTSRKDYVTFSKIQSFEVMEYTK from the coding sequence ATGAATTCTGTAAAGAAGTACAGTAAGCTAATCTTAAGTTTTGCACTTTTCATCTCTGTTATATTTTCTGGTCAGTCCATTGGTTTTGCAGAAGATCAGTATACAGATGACCTAATTCCTAAAATGACCAGCAACACAGAACCGAATGGTATTGCAAGTGCAAGTTCTTATTGGAGTAATAATCACCTACCTTTTGCTGCATTCGATGATACCGATTCTGCGTATGGATGGGGAACTGTCCAAGGCACTGTTACAGGTTGGTTAGCATATGAATTTTCCACTCCCCAAAAGATACAGAAATATACTATTAAGCCCAGACTCAATAATATAGATGGGATTCGTGAGTTACCAAAAACATGGACCTTTGAAGGCTGGGATGGTTCAAAGTGGGTAATCTTAGATACTCAAAAAAATATTTCAAATTGGGCAATTGGTGTAAAAAAGGAATTCTATTTCGACAATCCAAATAACTATATTAAATATCGGATTAATATTGCTGAGAACAATGGTTACTCCAACTTTGTCACAATCGGCGAAATGGAAATGATGGCGAAAGTTAGTGAATCTCCAGAGCCAGAGCCAGAGCCAAATCCTGAACCAAATCCTGAACCAAATCCTGAACCCACCGGTGATAACGCTCTCCTTGTTATTAAAATGATCAGTGGCCTCGAGAAAGAGTTCGATTTAACTACATCCGAAGTACAGGACTTCATCACTTGGTACAATGGCCGTGCAGATGGACGTGGCAAAGAAACATATATGTTCGATAAGGACTTTAACAAAGGACCATTTACTTCTAGAAAAGATTATGTAACTTTCAGCAAGATTCAATCGTTTGAAGTGATGGAATATACCAAATAA
- a CDS encoding NUDIX domain-containing protein — protein MREGKVWLGACGIVIRGQEALVVKKTYSGLKGQWSFPAGFVQEGETVDEAAVREVLEETGVEAVVRQVAGIRSGVIRESISDNMVVFWMDYIGGEPRPQEGEIAEARFMPIQELLHDPLSSTYLKIILPDYIKREQGMTGQSFAIDPIFQYTSYKIFKQSCE, from the coding sequence ATGCGCGAAGGGAAGGTTTGGCTAGGCGCCTGCGGGATTGTCATTCGCGGGCAAGAAGCATTGGTTGTCAAAAAAACGTACAGCGGACTAAAAGGGCAATGGTCATTTCCTGCGGGATTCGTGCAGGAGGGTGAGACAGTAGATGAAGCTGCAGTACGTGAGGTGCTGGAAGAAACGGGTGTCGAGGCAGTCGTGCGACAAGTAGCGGGAATCCGTTCAGGCGTTATTCGAGAGTCCATTAGTGACAATATGGTCGTTTTTTGGATGGATTACATAGGGGGAGAACCGCGGCCGCAGGAAGGTGAGATCGCGGAGGCGAGATTTATGCCCATACAAGAGCTGCTTCATGATCCGTTGTCTTCGACTTATTTGAAAATCATATTGCCGGACTATATCAAACGGGAACAGGGAATGACAGGTCAATCGTTTGCAATCGATCCCATTTTTCAATATACTTCCTATAAAATCTTTAAGCAATCCTGCGAATAA
- a CDS encoding CoA-binding protein: MAQNPSNEVRRQLLEDAKTIAVVGLSNKPDRTSYMVSQAMQNVGYKIIPVNPVIAGETVLGEKVVASLSEIDQPVDIVDVFRRSEDMMPVAEDALKMQHKPKVFWMQQGIANEDAAKLVADQGIEVVQDMCIKVDHALLRVGK; the protein is encoded by the coding sequence ATGGCACAAAACCCAAGCAACGAAGTACGCCGTCAACTGCTGGAAGATGCAAAAACGATCGCTGTAGTGGGTCTGTCCAACAAGCCGGACCGCACCAGCTATATGGTATCGCAAGCTATGCAGAACGTGGGCTACAAGATCATCCCGGTCAATCCTGTCATCGCGGGTGAAACGGTTTTGGGTGAAAAAGTGGTTGCTAGCCTGTCTGAGATCGATCAGCCAGTCGACATCGTCGATGTGTTCCGCCGCAGCGAAGACATGATGCCTGTTGCGGAAGATGCATTGAAAATGCAGCACAAGCCAAAAGTGTTCTGGATGCAACAAGGCATTGCCAACGAAGACGCGGCGAAACTGGTTGCAGATCAAGGCATCGAGGTTGTGCAGGACATGTGCATCAAGGTAGACCACGCCCTTTTGCGGGTTGGAAAATAA
- a CDS encoding YuiA family protein — protein sequence MPKGELNMRQKQEQCPYCHGQGYFQLLLGGSENCPNCDGAGTQEAQKEAVSSHP from the coding sequence ATGCCGAAAGGGGAGCTCAACATGAGACAAAAACAAGAACAGTGCCCATACTGCCATGGCCAAGGGTATTTCCAACTGCTCCTGGGGGGCTCGGAGAATTGCCCTAACTGTGACGGAGCCGGTACACAGGAAGCTCAGAAGGAAGCTGTTTCTTCTCATCCATAA
- a CDS encoding leucyl aminopeptidase, with protein sequence MKVAVENRIQLVNIACDELIVPLWKGEELSQVYPELDEAFGGSLSGLQQDKEVTGEAKEITVVHGMNKVAAKKLLIVGMGEPGKFDFVAARNAWGRAAKTVVGKGNGKTVVIDLPTTEHMSADRLAQAVTEAFGLAEYNYEGYRQKAKREFDPIATVQILAADADASLVQAGVARGSALVSGTNLARTLVNEPANYLTPRALKNAMVEVAERYGMTVEVMEKAKLEELGMGGVLSVAQGSELEPYVVAVKYQGRDTWDDVIGLIGKGVTFDTGGISIKPVAGMEDMKSDMGGAATMIGALEALGQIKPKVNVLAVVGTVENMPSGTAFRPGDVITTMSGKTVEIITTDAEGRLVLADCITYAKEQGVSCLVDAATLTGGIVVALGHFCSGAMTNDKALLDELMNAADVAGERLWQLPTFDEYRSLNKSRFADLKNSGGRYGHGIIGGVFLQEFVGDTPWVHLDIAGTAYTASAGDMQPAGGTGAMTRTIVEFVSSRSE encoded by the coding sequence ATGAAAGTAGCAGTAGAAAATCGCATACAGCTTGTAAATATCGCGTGTGATGAACTGATTGTCCCGCTATGGAAGGGTGAGGAGCTTTCGCAAGTATACCCGGAATTGGACGAAGCTTTTGGGGGCAGTCTGAGTGGCTTGCAGCAGGACAAGGAAGTTACAGGTGAGGCAAAAGAAATTACGGTTGTCCACGGAATGAACAAGGTAGCTGCAAAAAAACTGTTGATCGTCGGGATGGGTGAACCGGGGAAATTTGATTTCGTCGCAGCCCGAAATGCATGGGGACGTGCAGCCAAAACGGTTGTAGGAAAAGGCAACGGGAAAACAGTCGTGATTGATTTGCCAACAACAGAGCATATGAGTGCCGACCGTCTGGCGCAGGCAGTTACGGAAGCCTTTGGACTTGCCGAATACAATTACGAGGGCTACCGCCAAAAGGCAAAGCGCGAGTTTGACCCAATTGCGACGGTGCAGATTTTGGCAGCAGATGCCGATGCTTCATTGGTACAGGCGGGTGTTGCTCGTGGTTCGGCGCTCGTATCCGGAACGAATCTGGCGCGTACGCTCGTCAATGAACCAGCTAACTACTTGACTCCACGCGCTTTGAAGAATGCAATGGTCGAGGTAGCAGAGCGCTATGGCATGACTGTGGAAGTCATGGAAAAAGCGAAGCTGGAAGAGCTGGGAATGGGCGGAGTGCTCTCTGTTGCACAAGGCAGCGAGCTCGAGCCATATGTCGTCGCAGTTAAATATCAAGGAAGAGACACGTGGGACGATGTTATTGGCTTGATCGGTAAAGGCGTGACGTTTGATACAGGTGGGATCTCCATCAAGCCAGTAGCAGGCATGGAAGACATGAAGTCGGACATGGGCGGAGCAGCTACGATGATCGGCGCATTGGAGGCACTGGGACAGATTAAACCAAAGGTAAACGTACTGGCTGTCGTCGGTACCGTGGAAAACATGCCATCCGGAACGGCATTCCGTCCAGGCGATGTCATCACGACCATGAGCGGCAAAACGGTGGAGATCATTACGACAGACGCAGAAGGTCGTCTCGTACTGGCTGATTGCATCACCTATGCAAAAGAGCAAGGAGTGTCTTGCCTGGTGGATGCCGCTACCTTGACAGGCGGTATCGTGGTCGCGCTCGGTCATTTCTGCTCTGGTGCTATGACCAACGACAAAGCACTGTTGGATGAGCTGATGAACGCAGCAGACGTGGCGGGTGAGCGCTTGTGGCAGCTGCCTACCTTCGATGAGTATCGCAGCCTGAACAAGAGCCGTTTTGCCGATTTGAAAAACTCTGGTGGACGTTATGGCCACGGCATCATCGGTGGTGTTTTCCTGCAAGAATTCGTTGGCGATACACCGTGGGTACATCTGGACATCGCAGGTACGGCGTACACAGCAAGTGCTGGCGACATGCAACCAGCTGGCGGTACCGGAGCGATGACGCGCACCATTGTTGAGTTTGTTTCCAGCCGTAGTGAATAA